The following proteins come from a genomic window of Paenibacillus sp. CAA11:
- a CDS encoding aldo/keto reductase has protein sequence MNQQIPEKVLNDGLKVPAIGLGTYSLKGEEGVKAMAGAIDAGYRLLDSAFNYENEGALGKAIRQSSVPREELLICSKLPGRRHAYQEALMAIEESLYRAGLDYYDLYLIHWPNPKRDQYVEAWQAMIEAKKRGYIRSIGVCNFLPEHNERLIQETGVAPSLNQVELHPFFDQAYQRTKDAEHGIVTESWSPLGRGHSILQDEKIGKVAAAHGKTVTQVILRWHIQLGAIPIPKAASLKHQKENLEIFGFELSEEEMSVISSFSREDGRLWGQDPSVYEEL, from the coding sequence ATGAACCAGCAAATTCCGGAAAAGGTGCTGAATGATGGGCTAAAGGTACCTGCCATCGGCCTGGGGACATACAGTCTTAAGGGAGAAGAAGGTGTGAAGGCGATGGCGGGGGCTATAGACGCTGGTTACCGGCTGCTAGATTCGGCGTTTAATTACGAGAATGAAGGAGCTCTTGGCAAGGCGATTCGGCAGAGCTCTGTACCTAGAGAAGAGCTGTTAATCTGCTCGAAGCTGCCTGGGCGCCGCCATGCTTATCAGGAAGCATTGATGGCCATTGAGGAGTCGCTATATCGGGCAGGCCTGGATTATTACGACCTCTACCTGATTCACTGGCCTAACCCCAAGCGCGATCAGTATGTGGAGGCCTGGCAGGCTATGATCGAAGCGAAGAAGCGGGGCTATATCCGCTCGATTGGGGTTTGTAACTTCCTACCGGAGCATAATGAGCGCCTTATTCAGGAGACTGGGGTAGCGCCGAGCCTGAACCAGGTGGAGCTTCATCCTTTCTTCGACCAAGCTTACCAGCGGACGAAGGATGCGGAGCATGGCATTGTGACTGAATCATGGAGCCCGCTGGGCCGCGGCCACAGCATCCTGCAGGATGAGAAGATCGGCAAGGTAGCTGCCGCTCACGGGAAGACGGTCACTCAAGTCATTCTGCGCTGGCATATCCAGCTGGGAGCGATTCCGATTCCCAAAGCGGCCTCCTTGAAGCACCAGAAGGAGAATCTGGAGATTTTTGGTTTCGAGCTGTCGGAAGAAGAGATGAGTGTCATCTCCTCATTCAGCCGCGAGGATGGACGTCTATGGGGACAAGATCCGAGTGTTTATGAAGAGCTGTAG
- a CDS encoding GNAT family N-acetyltransferase: protein MEIKVLKRYTLEDQRELGEYGYTTFEKYKVKKEETACKTTITVELVHLEEAYVKEYEKDAADFDKYEQILSYGFSLGAFANNELLGVAICEPYYWNNTLFIWNFHVSGRHRRTGVGRRLMQAVEELARREGFRVIGLETQNTNVPAVQFYKSCGYELGGIDLSYYTNDDVENGEVAITMKKKLDRT from the coding sequence ATGGAGATCAAGGTGCTTAAACGTTATACATTGGAAGACCAAAGGGAGCTGGGGGAATATGGCTATACAACTTTTGAGAAATATAAGGTCAAGAAGGAAGAGACGGCATGCAAGACTACCATCACTGTAGAACTCGTTCATTTAGAAGAAGCGTATGTGAAAGAATACGAAAAAGACGCTGCAGACTTTGACAAGTATGAACAAATCCTTTCCTACGGCTTCTCCCTCGGGGCCTTCGCCAATAATGAGCTGCTGGGCGTGGCGATCTGCGAACCTTATTATTGGAACAACACTTTGTTTATATGGAATTTCCATGTGTCAGGAAGGCACCGGAGAACCGGTGTAGGCAGAAGGCTCATGCAGGCTGTGGAGGAGCTGGCAAGACGTGAAGGATTCAGAGTGATCGGGCTGGAGACTCAGAATACAAATGTGCCTGCGGTTCAATTTTATAAGAGCTGTGGCTATGAACTAGGGGGAATCGATTTGTCTTACTATACTAATGATGATGTTGAGAACGGGGAGGTGGCTATTACTATGAAGAAGAAACTAGACAGAACATAA
- a CDS encoding ABC transporter permease: MKNLQRTLTYYIWRDQTFMGISLFILIVGFMLPIWVGNKTGFQFDNWMAPLTLVTPLSLFFYFVIPLYLSFFLTEGFEYGSIKHVIASGYSRTNYIMGKYLSSIKVIVWWIVQFFGVFYIVYLLAALVSGSSIKHVNLGHDSMVSVSVILLNVLYLAAYAAIIMLIGVMVKRTATAVVATFIVVFGDFMISGYFRESSSDFLLWLSNHTFTTQIMKFSGIYVLNSEQILLSGISEYSMTLVIPLIWISLCLSLTYLLFRRQDIQF, translated from the coding sequence ATGAAGAATCTTCAAAGGACATTGACTTATTATATCTGGCGCGACCAGACATTCATGGGAATAAGTTTATTTATCCTAATTGTCGGATTTATGCTTCCTATCTGGGTGGGGAATAAGACAGGATTTCAGTTTGATAACTGGATGGCACCATTAACCTTAGTTACCCCATTGTCACTGTTTTTTTATTTTGTAATTCCTCTGTATTTAAGCTTTTTCCTTACAGAGGGCTTCGAGTATGGTTCAATCAAACATGTTATTGCTTCTGGTTATAGCAGAACAAACTATATAATGGGGAAATACCTATCATCAATAAAAGTGATTGTATGGTGGATAGTTCAGTTTTTCGGAGTCTTCTATATTGTATATTTATTAGCCGCTTTGGTGTCCGGTTCGAGTATAAAGCACGTGAATTTAGGGCATGACTCGATGGTCTCCGTAAGTGTAATATTGCTCAATGTTCTATATTTAGCTGCTTATGCGGCGATTATTATGCTAATAGGTGTCATGGTAAAACGAACAGCAACTGCTGTAGTTGCAACTTTCATCGTGGTATTTGGGGATTTTATGATAAGCGGGTATTTTAGGGAGAGCTCGTCAGATTTCTTATTGTGGTTATCTAATCATACATTTACAACACAGATTATGAAATTTTCAGGAATCTACGTCTTAAATTCCGAACAAATTTTACTATCCGGAATTTCAGAATATTCTATGACACTGGTTATTCCCCTTATCTGGATAAGCTTGTGCTTAAGTCTAACCTACCTACTATTTAGAAGACAGGATATCCAATTCTAG
- a CDS encoding YfzA family protein — MADRQKRVSFFKKSWVSKISVFVLSQIIFIFFENTGWMPNYRDIDGTFFGRITESSIFKEWFTFYETPQLNLLTVFFAIFFLVPGIISAIISLSKQTKHE; from the coding sequence TTGGCTGACAGACAAAAGCGAGTTTCATTTTTTAAAAAATCTTGGGTATCAAAAATTAGTGTATTTGTATTGTCACAAATCATTTTTATTTTCTTTGAAAACACAGGGTGGATGCCAAATTATAGAGATATTGATGGAACATTTTTTGGGAGAATTACGGAGTCGTCAATTTTTAAAGAGTGGTTTACCTTTTACGAAACACCACAATTGAATTTGCTAACCGTCTTTTTCGCCATCTTTTTCCTTGTGCCTGGAATAATTAGTGCGATAATTTCGCTAAGTAAGCAAACTAAACATGAATAA
- a CDS encoding VOC family protein has product MNRINLICLGVRDIAKSRSFYRDGLGFTTSSKEEQPGIVFFNNNGTKLELFPLEELAKDIHADAPPQPGTGFPGITLAYNAKSKEEVDAIFQKIEEIGGSIAKMPETVFWGGYSGYFRDPDGYYWEVAYADSWQFDENDMLIIE; this is encoded by the coding sequence ATGAACCGCATCAATCTAATCTGCTTAGGAGTCCGTGATATTGCCAAGTCCCGTTCTTTTTACCGGGATGGATTAGGCTTCACTACGTCCAGCAAAGAGGAGCAGCCGGGAATCGTGTTCTTCAACAACAACGGCACCAAGCTGGAGCTGTTCCCCTTGGAAGAGCTGGCCAAGGATATCCATGCAGACGCCCCGCCGCAGCCAGGGACTGGATTTCCAGGGATCACCTTAGCCTACAACGCCAAGTCCAAGGAAGAAGTCGACGCCATTTTTCAAAAGATTGAAGAGATCGGTGGAAGCATTGCCAAAATGCCTGAGACTGTATTCTGGGGCGGCTATAGCGGGTATTTCAGAGATCCGGACGGCTATTACTGGGAAGTGGCCTATGCGGATTCCTGGCAGTTTGATGAGAATGATATGCTGATTATTGAATAG
- a CDS encoding ABC transporter ATP-binding protein, translating to MSQKVYLSVLELFKPYKKNIVVISIVTLLTSVGSFLTPWLTQQLIDKGIMQSDFNQVLQLVTLLFLVFLVQQIFGLIQFYFYRDLSVRIPYDLNYKACKHVLKLKSKYFKERNFSEVMSEIFQDINNISSLTGNQFLTSFVSLFKIVAGLIALFFINWKLTLIMLATIPIKLLISVFFYKKQVRIYELIMSLQSKFAVWLSDTISGMTIIKMWGIGNQRIKKLLNILEDSKTAKAKLMWCSYVDSIASSSLVTVFTFLLYVFGALLINKNDITIGGLVSFVAYTALVFEPINILSYLMTQFSSVKPAFTRFIKFISTDTENDKSNSAHLPSSVQIENITFDHVSLFYDKERVLNNISFSIYKGERVAIIGPNGSGKSSLISLLLRLNDPDGGRIEINGTDISDYTFDSYRALWSYMAQDNYIFNDTIANNINIDETLTKGQILESCAKSGAMNFIEKLPNRLNTPVGFNGSKLSGGQRQKVALARALSKRNTKILVLDEATSNFDYPSEQLFFDTIMASEDRYITIIITHRPELLKKVDKIIYLNKGSIGGIGTFEFLYSNSDSFKDYLEYVKKEEDQYAVYSFSNQT from the coding sequence GTGAGTCAAAAGGTGTATTTGAGTGTCTTAGAACTTTTTAAACCTTATAAAAAAAATATTGTTGTGATCAGCATTGTAACATTACTAACCTCAGTGGGGAGCTTTCTAACTCCATGGCTAACCCAACAGCTTATTGATAAAGGGATTATGCAATCGGATTTTAATCAAGTTTTACAATTGGTTACTTTACTTTTTCTGGTTTTCCTTGTTCAGCAGATTTTTGGCCTTATTCAATTTTACTTTTATCGAGACCTAAGTGTAAGAATTCCTTACGACCTAAATTATAAAGCTTGCAAACATGTATTGAAACTGAAATCGAAATATTTTAAAGAAAGAAACTTTTCAGAGGTAATGTCAGAGATATTTCAGGATATTAATAATATATCTTCGCTAACAGGGAACCAATTTTTAACTTCATTCGTCAGTTTGTTCAAAATAGTAGCAGGTTTAATTGCATTATTTTTTATAAATTGGAAGTTGACATTAATTATGCTTGCAACTATACCAATAAAGTTGCTAATTAGCGTATTCTTTTATAAGAAACAAGTCAGGATTTACGAGCTCATTATGTCTTTACAATCAAAGTTCGCTGTTTGGCTTAGTGATACCATTAGCGGAATGACTATCATTAAAATGTGGGGAATAGGTAATCAACGGATAAAGAAACTGCTTAATATATTGGAAGATAGTAAAACAGCAAAAGCGAAATTAATGTGGTGTAGCTATGTAGACAGTATAGCCAGTTCTTCTTTAGTAACAGTGTTTACATTTCTATTGTATGTATTTGGAGCTTTACTCATTAATAAGAATGACATAACAATAGGGGGACTTGTATCCTTTGTGGCTTATACTGCTTTAGTTTTTGAGCCAATAAATATATTGTCGTACCTAATGACACAATTCTCTAGTGTAAAACCAGCATTTACAAGATTCATAAAATTTATTAGTACAGATACTGAAAATGATAAGAGTAATTCGGCTCATCTACCCTCTAGCGTTCAGATTGAGAATATAACCTTTGATCATGTTTCCTTATTCTATGATAAGGAGAGAGTCTTAAATAATATTAGCTTCTCTATTTATAAAGGAGAAAGAGTTGCTATTATTGGCCCAAATGGTAGCGGGAAATCTTCTCTTATTAGTTTATTACTAAGACTTAATGATCCAGATGGAGGAAGGATAGAGATTAACGGTACAGATATAAGTGATTACACTTTTGACTCATACAGGGCATTGTGGAGTTATATGGCTCAAGATAATTACATTTTCAATGATACAATAGCCAATAATATTAATATCGATGAAACACTAACTAAAGGGCAAATCCTCGAAAGCTGTGCAAAATCAGGAGCTATGAACTTCATTGAGAAGTTACCTAATAGACTTAATACCCCTGTAGGTTTTAACGGATCTAAATTATCTGGAGGACAACGTCAGAAGGTTGCGTTAGCTCGGGCACTTAGTAAAAGAAACACAAAAATTCTAGTGCTTGATGAGGCAACTTCTAATTTTGATTATCCTTCAGAGCAACTATTTTTTGACACAATTATGGCCTCGGAAGACCGTTATATAACAATCATAATTACTCATAGACCAGAATTACTTAAGAAAGTGGATAAAATTATTTATTTAAATAAAGGAAGTATTGGTGGAATAGGAACTTTTGAATTTCTTTATTCTAATTCAGATAGTTTTAAAGATTATCTTGAATATGTTAAGAAAGAGGAGGACCAATATGCCGTTTATTCCTTTTCAAACCAGACCTAG
- a CDS encoding radical SAM protein has product MPFIPFQTRPSLFYVYDMNKNSIFKIKSQQFESLINISNGSTDKKDLEIYEEFRTKGMLLDSPIEKVEHPATELLDQQLERCVNSITFQMTQNCNLRCGYCPYSNFGIYDNRPHSSKHVSLEILHKGIDFLIDHSKDVDHLHVSFYGGEPLLAKDLIIETIKYTNNRVNGKGISYGMTTNGTLLKDDFIRQIKDFDISIMISLDGPEKVHNIHRTYVNGKGSYETVYENINFIKKSYPELYKKIKFNTVISPGSNYEEIYQFFRNEELADFSKVSLNTLSTNYTEETFYYGSSFFEERNFELLKTILLLLGKLKNEPITHHKNDIESLFSLKEFFTPIKETSKVAHPSGTCIPGLKKLFVDVDGNFFPCERIDENSDFMKLGSVDKGFNIDKVREILNVGTVTEDVCKNCWAFHCCSFCPASTDNGKENKYVRNYKLKKCHKVKEQALEKLKNYTLLREYKFQFNKELIL; this is encoded by the coding sequence ATGCCGTTTATTCCTTTTCAAACCAGACCTAGTCTCTTTTATGTTTATGATATGAATAAAAATAGTATCTTTAAAATTAAAAGCCAACAATTTGAGTCGTTAATAAATATTAGTAATGGATCTACTGATAAAAAGGATTTGGAGATATATGAAGAGTTTCGAACAAAAGGTATGTTGTTAGATTCACCAATTGAGAAAGTTGAACATCCCGCTACAGAATTACTGGATCAACAGCTGGAAAGATGTGTGAATTCTATCACATTTCAGATGACACAGAATTGTAATTTAAGATGTGGTTATTGCCCATACTCAAATTTTGGTATCTATGATAACCGACCCCATAGTTCAAAGCATGTATCCCTGGAAATATTGCATAAAGGTATAGATTTTTTAATAGATCACTCTAAAGATGTGGATCATTTACATGTTTCATTTTATGGAGGAGAGCCGCTATTAGCAAAGGATTTAATAATTGAAACTATAAAATATACAAATAATAGGGTGAATGGTAAAGGGATTTCATATGGAATGACTACAAACGGGACTTTGCTTAAAGATGATTTTATCAGGCAAATAAAAGATTTTGATATTTCAATTATGATTAGTTTAGATGGTCCTGAAAAAGTTCACAATATCCACAGAACCTATGTTAATGGTAAAGGTTCGTACGAGACAGTATACGAAAATATCAATTTCATAAAAAAGAGCTATCCAGAGTTATATAAAAAAATAAAATTTAATACTGTAATTAGTCCTGGTAGTAACTATGAAGAAATTTATCAATTTTTTAGAAACGAAGAATTAGCTGACTTTTCAAAAGTAAGTCTTAATACCCTTTCAACAAACTATACTGAGGAGACTTTCTATTATGGGTCTAGTTTTTTCGAAGAGAGAAACTTCGAATTATTAAAAACGATTCTTTTATTATTGGGAAAGTTAAAAAATGAACCAATTACACATCATAAGAATGACATTGAATCTTTATTTAGCTTGAAAGAATTTTTTACTCCGATAAAGGAAACTTCGAAGGTTGCTCATCCCTCTGGCACCTGTATTCCGGGGCTAAAAAAACTATTTGTTGATGTAGATGGTAACTTCTTTCCATGTGAAAGAATTGATGAGAATTCAGATTTTATGAAATTGGGGAGCGTTGATAAAGGTTTTAATATTGATAAAGTACGAGAAATTCTAAACGTTGGAACGGTGACTGAGGATGTTTGTAAAAACTGTTGGGCTTTCCACTGTTGTTCCTTCTGTCCTGCTTCAACTGATAATGGAAAAGAGAATAAGTATGTAAGAAACTATAAATTAAAAAAATGCCATAAAGTAAAAGAACAAGCCTTGGAAAAGTTAAAAAATTATACTCTTTTGAGAGAATATAAATTCCAATTCAATAAGGAGTTGATTTTATGA
- a CDS encoding cellulase family glycosylhydrolase: MILKLKSTGKLLLALTLLAGALTYAGGNAHAQKAEGAPGYFHTEGSRIVDADGNTAVFNGLNWFGFETSNYSPHGLWSRSMDDMLDQVKAEGYNLIRLPFSSQMFDADSRANSIDVAKNPDLAGLKPIEIMDKLIEKAGERGIRIFLDRHRPDSGGQSELWYTAAYPEERWISDWVMLAKRYAGNPTVIGADLHNEPHGPASWGTGDPATDWRLAAQRAGNAILEANPNWLIIVEGIEKNVKGNDSKYWWGGNLTGVRNYPVELKVPGRLVYSPHDYGPGVASQSWFSDPSFPANLPALWDATWGYISREGIAPLLVGEFGGRSVDTTSAEGQWQNALVDYIKDHKLYWTYWTLNPNSGDTGGLLLDDWATWNRPKQEMLKRLMKPVTFTPIGSPGGEPEPESIQATPFYRAGETNSESNAIRASLQLHNGSKTPLPLHELTIRYWYTSEDSSAQTVEIDYAQIGKSHLLTKVVPLKTPVAGADTYAEFSFAPDAGHLAALGSTGDIQFRIHKDNWAAYNQADDYSFVPAMTDYSANKRITVYYKGKLIYGVEPS, encoded by the coding sequence ATGATCTTAAAATTAAAAAGCACCGGGAAGCTGCTCTTAGCACTTACGCTGCTCGCTGGCGCCTTAACGTATGCGGGCGGAAATGCCCATGCACAGAAAGCGGAAGGAGCCCCAGGCTATTTCCACACCGAGGGCAGCCGCATTGTGGATGCTGATGGGAACACGGCCGTATTTAATGGGCTGAACTGGTTTGGCTTTGAGACCAGCAACTACTCTCCACACGGACTCTGGTCTCGTTCCATGGATGATATGCTGGATCAGGTAAAAGCCGAGGGCTATAACTTGATCCGGCTGCCCTTCTCAAGCCAAATGTTCGATGCCGACTCCCGGGCCAACAGTATCGATGTTGCCAAGAACCCTGATCTGGCGGGCTTGAAGCCTATCGAGATCATGGATAAGCTGATCGAGAAGGCCGGGGAGCGCGGCATTCGCATCTTCCTGGACCGGCACCGGCCAGATTCTGGCGGCCAATCCGAGCTGTGGTACACGGCTGCCTATCCTGAAGAACGCTGGATCAGCGACTGGGTAATGCTGGCTAAGCGGTATGCAGGCAACCCTACAGTGATTGGGGCAGATCTGCATAACGAGCCGCATGGACCGGCCAGCTGGGGAACGGGCGATCCAGCCACAGACTGGCGCCTTGCTGCACAGCGGGCAGGGAATGCCATTCTGGAAGCGAACCCGAACTGGCTGATCATCGTTGAAGGAATTGAGAAGAACGTAAAGGGCAATGACAGTAAGTATTGGTGGGGCGGCAATTTAACGGGTGTACGGAATTATCCCGTAGAGCTGAAGGTGCCTGGGCGGCTGGTTTACTCCCCGCATGATTACGGTCCTGGCGTAGCCTCCCAGTCCTGGTTCAGCGACCCGAGCTTTCCCGCGAATCTGCCTGCCCTATGGGATGCAACCTGGGGTTATATTAGTAGGGAAGGCATTGCACCACTACTTGTAGGCGAATTTGGCGGACGAAGTGTCGATACCACTTCCGCGGAAGGCCAGTGGCAAAATGCGCTCGTAGATTATATCAAAGACCATAAGCTGTACTGGACCTATTGGACGCTGAACCCGAACAGCGGAGACACCGGAGGGCTGCTGCTCGATGACTGGGCCACCTGGAACCGGCCGAAGCAGGAGATGCTAAAGCGCCTCATGAAACCGGTAACCTTCACGCCTATTGGCAGCCCTGGAGGAGAGCCGGAGCCGGAGTCTATTCAGGCGACCCCTTTCTACCGTGCCGGGGAGACGAATTCCGAATCGAATGCCATTCGGGCCAGTCTGCAGCTTCATAATGGTTCCAAGACTCCACTACCGCTGCATGAGCTGACGATCCGCTATTGGTATACAAGTGAAGACAGCTCGGCTCAGACGGTTGAAATCGATTATGCACAGATAGGCAAATCGCATTTGCTCACAAAGGTTGTTCCGCTCAAGACTCCTGTTGCTGGAGCTGATACGTATGCAGAGTTTTCATTCGCACCTGATGCAGGCCATCTGGCCGCTTTGGGCAGCACTGGGGATATTCAGTTCCGCATACACAAAGATAACTGGGCCGCATACAATCAGGCAGACGACTACTCCTTCGTTCCTGCCATGACCGATTATTCCGCGAATAAGCGGATAACGGTGTACTATAAAGGCAAGCTAATCTATGGCGTTGAGCCGTCATAA
- a CDS encoding TIGR04066 family peptide maturation system protein, with translation MKERIAIYPFTRELSSFILYKDQLKNYELVFAITPRGWDKFEDQKDRFAKIVLDEDTFYLNQCINYVDVLLLCKPILNVDLSLYENIIKLAKINGVKVVYVEELEALLINRIQNNWECLKSHEIVEVKRQEQSSIEVPVISVIGIGENCEKWDVQLGLRDFFLKKGYKVSLISNNKLLKLFGASIFPPVINSTEYKFEQQVGAINSYIKKVELMDSPDLIIIGVPGGIMRYNRYVHNGFGYAPFLVSNAFIPDITVVSLYCGYYEKEQLEEIKRTCLYKLGVNANYFHISSKVSQYNLESKQIDYFSIDQNYVNELVEKNSINGAFFNINKEPKEVFQRILEELHHNIPVM, from the coding sequence ATGAAGGAGCGTATCGCTATATATCCATTTACGAGAGAATTAAGTTCTTTTATTTTATACAAAGATCAACTTAAAAATTACGAATTGGTTTTTGCTATTACTCCTAGAGGATGGGATAAGTTTGAAGATCAAAAGGATCGGTTTGCGAAAATAGTACTGGATGAAGACACATTTTATTTAAATCAATGTATTAATTATGTTGATGTTTTATTACTTTGCAAACCGATCTTGAATGTTGACCTTTCCTTATATGAGAATATCATAAAGCTAGCAAAAATAAATGGAGTCAAAGTAGTATATGTTGAAGAATTAGAAGCATTACTCATAAATAGGATTCAAAATAACTGGGAATGTTTAAAGTCACATGAAATTGTAGAAGTAAAAAGGCAAGAACAATCGAGTATTGAGGTACCCGTCATTTCAGTTATAGGTATAGGGGAAAATTGCGAAAAATGGGATGTTCAACTCGGTTTACGTGACTTTTTTCTCAAAAAGGGCTATAAAGTCAGTTTAATATCTAACAACAAGCTATTAAAATTATTTGGAGCATCCATTTTTCCTCCAGTTATTAATAGTACCGAATATAAATTTGAGCAGCAGGTTGGAGCAATAAATTCTTATATAAAGAAAGTTGAATTAATGGATTCTCCAGACTTGATAATTATTGGTGTCCCCGGAGGAATAATGAGATATAACAGGTATGTTCATAATGGTTTTGGATATGCTCCCTTTTTAGTAAGTAATGCGTTTATACCTGATATCACGGTTGTTAGTCTCTACTGTGGTTATTATGAGAAAGAACAATTAGAAGAAATAAAAAGAACCTGCTTGTACAAATTAGGAGTTAATGCAAACTACTTTCATATTTCGTCTAAAGTTAGCCAATATAATTTGGAGTCTAAACAAATAGATTATTTTTCTATTGATCAAAACTATGTCAATGAACTTGTTGAAAAAAATAGTATTAACGGCGCCTTTTTCAACATTAATAAAGAACCAAAAGAAGTATTTCAAAGAATCCTGGAAGAACTACATCATAATATTCCTGTTATGTAA
- a CDS encoding LytTR family DNA-binding domain-containing protein produces MQFIFEADPGMDQGTARVTTHPQEKAQWGSIKEAISQTEKKIIAIRARNNRQIPLPVSSIAVIQSEDRMCCVRVITGEMYLIPKRLKFVEEDLSKSCFLKINNQTVINTRYIKEFSSTEHARIEVTLKDGTSYLVSRHYIKKFRGSLT; encoded by the coding sequence ATGCAGTTCATATTTGAGGCGGATCCCGGCATGGACCAGGGGACTGCCAGAGTTACCACCCATCCCCAGGAGAAAGCACAGTGGGGGAGCATTAAAGAAGCTATTAGCCAGACTGAGAAGAAAATTATTGCGATCAGAGCCCGGAACAACCGTCAAATTCCGCTCCCGGTGAGTTCTATAGCTGTTATCCAATCCGAGGATCGGATGTGCTGCGTCCGAGTGATTACGGGAGAAATGTACCTGATCCCAAAACGATTAAAATTTGTGGAAGAAGACCTAAGCAAGTCCTGCTTCTTGAAGATCAACAATCAAACGGTGATCAACACTCGTTATATTAAGGAGTTCTCCTCAACCGAGCATGCGAGAATCGAAGTTACGCTGAAAGATGGCACCAGCTATTTAGTAAGCCGGCATTATATCAAGAAATTTAGGGGGAGTTTGACATGA